Proteins encoded by one window of Lutibacter sp. A64:
- a CDS encoding SusD/RagB family nutrient-binding outer membrane lipoprotein, whose amino-acid sequence MKKYIKYANLLIVILLLTSCDDFLDVNVDPNNPTVVTPELVLPVAQKYTANLIQGTDAGGRRANTIGNMLMYNWSQSDGFAWYPDEFKYNVSSSFYSGIFSNSYTQALKQYQILAELDETYDNYKAIAMIMKAYHFQLLVDFYGDIPYTEALLRKDNATPIYDDAAFVYSDLLVQLSAAIELINNTGSSVTPGTDDIIFGGEMSDWVRFANTLRLRIAVRESNASAISEAFAQSEGFITSDVLVNPGYSLDAGKQNPFWNLYGADESETVTLTSKATCATDYVISYLQNTNDPRIDYIYEKPETGHLGVVQGLLDYDTPIVDAYVPENVSNIGPGLLKNASMGACIFTLAESYFNQAEALLSQGGDAKSLYESGIEASFDYLGASGASSYYSQPSSNVSWDSSSNKLEAIITQKWIATNGITAEQSWFDYTRTGYPSNLPISSQASTSDRPVRLYYPASELSSNGGNVPSQPDAFTAKIFWAN is encoded by the coding sequence ATGAAAAAATATATAAAATATGCAAACTTGTTAATAGTAATATTACTATTAACTTCGTGCGACGATTTTTTGGATGTAAATGTTGATCCAAACAACCCAACAGTAGTAACTCCAGAACTTGTGCTACCTGTTGCTCAAAAATACACCGCAAACCTTATTCAAGGAACTGACGCAGGAGGTAGAAGAGCCAATACAATTGGAAATATGCTAATGTATAATTGGAGTCAATCTGATGGCTTTGCTTGGTATCCAGATGAATTCAAATATAATGTAAGTTCATCATTTTATTCAGGAATCTTTTCTAATTCTTATACGCAAGCTCTTAAACAATATCAAATTCTTGCTGAATTAGATGAAACATACGATAATTATAAAGCTATTGCTATGATAATGAAAGCATATCATTTTCAATTACTAGTAGATTTTTATGGAGATATTCCTTACACTGAAGCCTTACTAAGAAAAGATAATGCTACACCTATTTATGATGATGCTGCATTTGTCTACAGCGATTTATTAGTGCAATTATCAGCAGCTATAGAACTTATTAATAACACAGGAAGCTCTGTAACACCAGGAACAGATGATATTATCTTTGGTGGAGAAATGTCTGATTGGGTTCGTTTTGCAAATACTTTAAGATTAAGAATTGCAGTTCGCGAATCAAATGCATCAGCTATTTCAGAAGCATTTGCTCAAAGTGAAGGTTTTATTACAAGTGATGTTTTAGTTAATCCAGGATACTCATTAGACGCAGGGAAACAAAATCCATTCTGGAATTTATATGGTGCAGACGAATCTGAAACAGTAACACTAACAAGTAAAGCAACATGTGCAACTGATTATGTCATTTCTTATTTACAAAATACAAATGATCCTAGAATTGACTATATCTATGAAAAACCAGAAACTGGACATTTAGGTGTGGTTCAAGGTTTATTAGATTATGATACTCCAATAGTAGATGCCTATGTTCCTGAAAATGTTTCAAACATTGGACCAGGATTACTTAAAAACGCATCAATGGGAGCTTGTATTTTCACTTTAGCAGAAAGTTATTTCAACCAAGCAGAAGCTTTGTTAAGTCAAGGTGGAGATGCAAAATCTTTATATGAAAGTGGTATTGAAGCATCTTTTGATTATTTAGGTGCTAGTGGTGCTTCAAGTTATTATTCACAACCTTCATCAAATGTAAGTTGGGATAGTTCTAGTAATAAATTAGAAGCAATTATAACTCAAAAATGGATTGCTACAAATGGTATCACTGCTGAGCAATCTTGGTTTGACTATACTAGAACAGGATACCCTTCTAATTTACCTATTTCAAGTCAAGCAAGTACAAGCGACAGACCTGTTCGATTATATTACCCAGCAAGTGAATTATCTTCAAATGGTGGAAATGTACCTTCTCAACCAGATGCATTTACGGCTAAGATTTTTTGGGCAAATTAA